In the genome of Pseudarthrobacter sp. IC2-21, one region contains:
- a CDS encoding L-talarate/galactarate dehydratase has translation MSTVDFIRHVKLSTARLPLAVPISDAKVFTGRQKPMTEVVFLFAEITTELGHTGLGFSYSKRAGGPAQYAHAKEVAEGLIGEDPNDIGKIYTKLLWAGASVGRSGVATQALAAIDIALYDLKAKRAGLSLAKFLGAYRDSVQAYNTSGGFLNASLEEVKARATVLLEEGIGGIKIKVGLPDTKEDLRRVAGIREHIGWDVPLMVDANQQWDRATALRMGRQLEQFNLIWIEEPLDAYDFEGHAHLANVLDTPIATGEMLASVAEHKGLINANGCDIIQPDAPRVGGITQFLRLAALADERGLGLAPHFAMEIHLHLAAAYPREPWVEHFDWLDPLFNERLETKDGRMIVPDRPGLGVTLSDQARAWTTESVEFGA, from the coding sequence ATGAGTACCGTCGACTTCATCCGGCATGTCAAACTTTCCACCGCCCGGCTCCCGCTGGCCGTCCCCATCAGTGATGCCAAGGTTTTCACCGGCCGCCAGAAGCCCATGACCGAAGTGGTGTTCCTCTTCGCCGAGATCACCACCGAACTCGGCCACACCGGCCTGGGCTTCAGCTACTCCAAGCGCGCCGGCGGCCCCGCCCAGTACGCGCATGCCAAGGAAGTCGCCGAAGGACTCATCGGTGAAGACCCCAACGACATCGGCAAGATCTATACCAAGCTCCTCTGGGCCGGCGCCTCCGTGGGCCGCTCCGGCGTCGCCACCCAGGCCCTAGCCGCCATCGACATCGCCCTCTACGACCTCAAGGCCAAGCGCGCCGGCCTGTCGCTGGCCAAGTTCCTCGGCGCATACCGGGACTCCGTCCAGGCGTACAACACGTCCGGCGGCTTCCTCAACGCCTCCCTCGAGGAAGTGAAGGCACGGGCCACCGTCCTGCTCGAAGAAGGCATCGGCGGCATCAAGATCAAGGTGGGCCTCCCCGATACCAAAGAGGACCTGCGCCGTGTGGCGGGCATCCGCGAACACATCGGCTGGGACGTTCCCCTGATGGTGGACGCCAACCAGCAGTGGGACCGTGCCACCGCCCTGCGGATGGGCCGGCAGCTGGAGCAGTTCAACCTCATCTGGATCGAAGAGCCGCTGGACGCCTACGACTTCGAAGGCCACGCCCACCTCGCGAATGTCCTGGACACGCCTATCGCCACCGGCGAAATGCTCGCCTCAGTGGCCGAACACAAGGGCCTTATCAACGCCAACGGCTGCGACATCATCCAGCCGGACGCCCCCCGCGTGGGCGGCATCACCCAGTTCCTGCGCCTGGCCGCATTGGCGGACGAACGCGGGCTGGGCCTGGCGCCGCACTTCGCCATGGAAATCCACCTGCACCTCGCAGCAGCCTATCCGCGCGAGCCGTGGGTGGAGCACTTCGACTGGCTGGACCCGCTCTTCAACGAACGCCTCGAAACGAAAGACGGCCGGATGATCGTGCCTGACCGTCCCGGCCTGGGCGTAACCCTCAGTGACCAGGCCCGCGCCTGGACCACCGAGTCCGTGGAGTTCGGCGCGTAA
- a CDS encoding calcineurin-like phosphoesterase family protein: MHPSLKPHPKRLSGPLRLTGALALLATGAMVGPTVSAFAAPAEAGWDSSAYRGGVEVIKAPTADQQTLDGTVFDDKNRNSTQESGEPGLPGVTVSNGRDVVTTDGQGRYELPAFENMTAFVTQPRGYQVPVDANNVAQFFYHHLPAGSPELKYGGIAPSGALPDKVNFPLAQSELTQSPEQHCVVGADVQTYNQKEVEFARDGVFTDLAARSDYAGCGALFIGDIVGDDLSFYSQTRELTSMLNGPARFLPGNHDLDFDALDGEHEFDTYRAQFGPEYYSYDAGKAHVVALSNIQYPTVIPAKKGSYAYGLGERQLEWLRQDVATVPKNKAIVIASHAPLHEFFYSSGYTHAQIGEIYEILKGREVVSLAGHTHMSENLRQGDLMAGWTEKLGEAGLPFTHLTVPAVSGQWYNGRVLEAGFPTAVQRDGTPPGVLTLDIKNTEIKERFTATGDDGSDQMALGINSPTYRAWFDEYRNQRGKAPAPENPNAVTQGELSETWLTTNFWMGSTGSTVKVSLDGGAVTEATRTQPMTANDVPLIGAEYTDPVATLEQLVHGGGLHDRTSHLWRLQLPSDLAVGGHTARVTAIDVHGREFTETVTFEVTQ; the protein is encoded by the coding sequence GTGCATCCTTCCCTCAAACCCCACCCTAAACGGTTGTCCGGCCCGCTGCGCCTGACCGGTGCCCTGGCTCTGCTCGCCACCGGGGCAATGGTTGGCCCTACGGTGTCCGCCTTTGCCGCTCCAGCCGAGGCAGGCTGGGATTCCTCCGCGTACCGCGGAGGAGTCGAGGTCATCAAGGCCCCGACGGCAGACCAGCAGACCCTCGACGGAACCGTGTTCGACGACAAAAACAGGAACTCCACGCAGGAATCCGGCGAGCCGGGCCTGCCTGGGGTGACCGTCTCCAACGGCCGCGACGTTGTCACGACCGACGGCCAGGGCCGCTATGAGCTGCCGGCCTTTGAAAACATGACCGCCTTCGTGACCCAGCCACGCGGCTACCAGGTGCCCGTCGATGCAAACAACGTCGCCCAGTTCTTCTATCACCATCTGCCGGCAGGCTCCCCGGAGCTGAAGTACGGGGGCATCGCCCCTTCCGGCGCCCTACCGGACAAGGTGAACTTCCCGCTGGCCCAGAGTGAACTAACCCAGTCTCCGGAACAGCACTGCGTGGTCGGCGCCGATGTCCAGACCTACAATCAGAAAGAGGTGGAGTTCGCACGCGACGGCGTCTTCACCGACCTGGCCGCCCGCAGCGACTACGCCGGCTGCGGCGCCCTGTTCATCGGCGACATCGTGGGCGATGACCTGTCCTTCTACTCACAGACCCGCGAACTGACCTCCATGCTCAACGGGCCGGCCCGCTTCCTGCCCGGCAACCACGACCTGGACTTCGACGCACTCGACGGCGAGCATGAATTCGACACCTACCGTGCCCAGTTCGGCCCGGAGTATTACTCCTACGACGCCGGCAAGGCACACGTGGTTGCACTCAGCAACATCCAGTACCCGACGGTGATCCCGGCTAAGAAGGGCAGCTACGCGTACGGTCTGGGCGAACGTCAGCTCGAATGGCTGCGCCAGGACGTCGCCACCGTACCCAAAAACAAGGCGATCGTGATCGCCTCGCACGCTCCGCTGCACGAGTTCTTCTACTCCAGCGGCTACACTCACGCCCAGATCGGTGAAATCTACGAGATCCTCAAGGGCCGTGAAGTGGTCTCCCTCGCGGGGCACACCCACATGTCTGAGAACCTCCGCCAGGGCGACCTGATGGCCGGCTGGACTGAGAAGCTCGGCGAGGCCGGTCTTCCGTTCACTCACCTGACCGTCCCGGCAGTGTCCGGCCAGTGGTACAACGGCCGAGTGCTTGAAGCGGGCTTCCCCACCGCAGTCCAGCGCGACGGAACTCCTCCGGGCGTGCTGACGCTGGATATCAAGAACACGGAAATCAAAGAGCGCTTCACCGCCACCGGTGACGACGGCTCCGACCAGATGGCACTGGGGATCAACTCCCCGACCTACCGTGCTTGGTTCGACGAATACCGGAACCAGCGCGGCAAGGCCCCGGCCCCCGAGAACCCGAACGCCGTAACCCAAGGCGAACTCAGTGAGACCTGGCTGACCACCAACTTCTGGATGGGTTCCACCGGCTCCACCGTGAAGGTATCCCTCGACGGCGGCGCGGTCACCGAGGCCACGCGGACCCAACCGATGACCGCCAACGATGTCCCGCTGATCGGCGCCGAGTACACCGACCCGGTCGCGACCCTCGAGCAGCTGGTGCATGGCGGCGGCCTGCACGACCGCACCTCACACCTGTGGCGTCTCCAGTTACCGTCCGACCTGGCCGTCGGCGGGCACACCGCCCGGGTCACCGCGATCGACGTGCACGGCCGCGAGTTCACCGAGACCGTCACGTTCGAGGTCACACAGTAG
- a CDS encoding AEC family transporter, with protein sequence MGGVVSGILIVSAVIFVGYLCARLRILGPEVQGALTRTAYYVTNPALLFTVVAGSDIPAALGTDAPLALLSAAIVGLLYALASFLFFRRPVAETAVGAMASSYANANNIGIPVSLYAVGTAQHVAPVLLVQLLVMAPFYLTVMGLASGSPLSWKKTLLTPFANPMIIASALGVVVALTGWDAPDVLQKPVDMLAGGAVPMVLLAFGLSLAGRAPLQKDDGRVETLVATFLKSAGMPAVVWVLGRFVFGLEGQHLLASVIMAALPTAQNVFLFASPYGRGMTVARDVILCTTVLSVGALVGVAWLVG encoded by the coding sequence GTGGGCGGCGTTGTATCCGGCATCCTGATCGTCTCCGCCGTCATCTTTGTGGGCTACCTTTGCGCCCGGCTGAGGATTTTGGGCCCGGAGGTCCAAGGTGCACTGACCCGCACCGCCTACTACGTCACCAACCCCGCCCTGCTGTTTACGGTGGTGGCCGGCAGCGACATCCCGGCCGCGCTCGGAACCGACGCCCCGCTGGCGCTGCTCTCGGCAGCGATAGTGGGGCTTCTCTATGCCCTGGCGAGTTTCCTGTTCTTCCGGCGTCCTGTGGCGGAGACCGCCGTCGGGGCCATGGCCAGCAGTTACGCGAACGCCAACAACATCGGCATTCCGGTGTCCCTCTATGCGGTGGGCACCGCCCAGCACGTGGCTCCGGTGCTGCTGGTCCAGCTCCTGGTGATGGCGCCGTTCTACCTCACCGTGATGGGGTTGGCCTCAGGGTCCCCGCTTTCATGGAAAAAGACGCTGCTCACGCCGTTCGCGAATCCCATGATCATCGCGTCGGCACTGGGCGTGGTGGTGGCACTGACCGGCTGGGATGCACCTGATGTGCTGCAGAAACCCGTCGACATGCTGGCGGGCGGAGCCGTTCCAATGGTTCTGCTGGCCTTCGGCTTGTCCCTCGCCGGGCGCGCGCCGCTGCAGAAGGACGACGGCCGGGTTGAAACGCTCGTGGCCACGTTCCTCAAGAGTGCCGGCATGCCGGCGGTGGTGTGGGTGCTGGGCCGGTTTGTCTTTGGCCTGGAGGGGCAGCACCTCCTGGCCAGCGTGATCATGGCAGCCTTGCCCACGGCCCAGAACGTCTTCCTCTTCGCTTCTCCCTACGGCCGCGGCATGACCGTGGCCCGTGACGTCATCCTGTGCACCACCGTGCTCAGCGTGGGGGCGCTCGTGGGTGTCGCCTGGCTGGTGGGGTAG
- a CDS encoding enolase C-terminal domain-like protein — translation MSTQPTVARVEVVPVAGHDSMLMNLSGAHGPFFTRNVVIMTDSDGRTGLGEVPGGEKIKATIEEAGALISGKPVARYRSLLREVAAEFADRDADGRGLQTFDLRTTVHAVTAVESALLDLHGQFLDVPVAELLGDGQQRTSVPMLGYLFFIGDHARTDLPYLVEDAPSDRWEKLRRQEAMTPEAVVALAEAAQERYGFSDFKLKGGVLSGDDEVDVVTALHERFPEARVTLDPNGGWLLEEAIRLGKRMQGAVAYAEDPCGAEGRFSGREVMAEFRRATGLKTATNMIATDWREMSHAVRSNAVDIPLADPHFWTMSGSVRVAQLCNEFGLTWGSHSNNHFDISLAMFTHTGAAAPGEITALDTHWIWQDGQGLTKNPLQIRDGAISVPSAPGLGIELDRAALDKAHELYLQHGLDARDDSIGMQYYVDGWSFDPKRPCLVR, via the coding sequence ATGAGCACCCAGCCCACTGTTGCCCGCGTGGAGGTTGTCCCGGTGGCCGGCCACGACAGCATGCTGATGAACCTCAGCGGCGCGCACGGCCCGTTCTTTACCCGCAACGTGGTCATCATGACCGACTCGGACGGGCGCACCGGCCTGGGCGAAGTGCCCGGCGGCGAGAAGATCAAGGCCACCATCGAGGAAGCCGGGGCGCTGATCAGCGGCAAGCCGGTGGCGCGCTACCGTTCCCTGCTGCGGGAAGTTGCCGCGGAATTCGCAGACCGCGACGCCGACGGCCGCGGCCTGCAGACGTTCGACCTGCGCACCACGGTCCACGCAGTCACCGCCGTCGAATCTGCCCTGCTGGACCTGCACGGCCAGTTCCTGGACGTTCCCGTCGCGGAGCTGCTCGGTGACGGGCAGCAGCGCACGTCGGTGCCCATGCTCGGCTACCTCTTCTTTATTGGAGACCACGCCCGGACCGACCTGCCGTACCTGGTGGAGGACGCGCCGTCGGACCGGTGGGAAAAGCTCCGCCGGCAGGAGGCCATGACGCCCGAAGCGGTGGTGGCCCTGGCCGAAGCCGCGCAGGAGCGGTATGGCTTCAGCGACTTCAAGCTCAAGGGCGGCGTGCTGTCCGGGGACGACGAAGTGGATGTGGTTACCGCGCTGCACGAGCGTTTCCCGGAGGCCCGGGTCACCCTTGATCCGAACGGCGGCTGGCTCCTGGAGGAGGCCATCCGGCTGGGCAAGCGGATGCAGGGTGCTGTGGCGTACGCCGAGGATCCGTGCGGTGCCGAAGGCCGGTTCTCCGGCCGCGAGGTCATGGCCGAATTCCGCCGCGCCACGGGCCTGAAGACGGCCACCAACATGATCGCCACGGACTGGCGCGAGATGTCGCACGCCGTCCGCAGCAACGCCGTGGACATTCCGCTGGCGGACCCGCACTTCTGGACCATGTCCGGATCGGTCCGGGTGGCGCAGCTGTGCAACGAGTTCGGGCTGACCTGGGGATCGCACTCGAACAACCACTTCGACATCTCGCTGGCCATGTTCACCCACACCGGTGCGGCCGCGCCGGGCGAGATCACCGCACTGGACACGCACTGGATCTGGCAGGACGGCCAGGGGCTGACCAAGAACCCGCTGCAGATTAGGGACGGCGCCATCTCGGTGCCCTCCGCTCCCGGGCTGGGCATCGAACTGGACCGCGCTGCACTGGACAAGGCGCACGAGCTGTACCTGCAGCACGGACTGGACGCCCGGGACGACAGCATCGGCATGCAGTATTACGTGGACGGCTGGTCCTTCGACCCGAAGCGGCCCTGCCTGGTGCGCTAG
- a CDS encoding aldehyde dehydrogenase (NADP(+)) yields MTLTGHSLIAGQAVVGGGTTAFGFNPATNEQLEPAYSLITEDQLTTATSAAAAAYPSFSTLDPAAHAAFLDAVADNIEAIGDELIVRAGQETGLPAARLTGERARTTGQLRLFANVVRQGDHRGVRIDPAIPDRTPMPRADIRQRQIPLGPVAVFGASNFPLAFSTSGGDTASALAAGCPVVFKAHNAHPGTGELVGHAIAKAVADAGLHPGVFSLIYGPGSSIGQALVADPAIKAVGFTGSQSAGIALMRTAAARPEPIPVYAEMSSLNPVFVFEGALSGSAEQIDALAAAYVAAVTGSSGQLCTSPGLLFAPAGELGDKLAAAVGRAVSACAGQTMLTEGIAGSWNAGAEALGSADGVTVVGQGTPGPTENAPAPAIFGTQVRDFVTNHVLHQEIFGAASLVIRYSSTAELLDAIGRLEGQLTASLQLTEADYATAAPLIPALEQKVGRIIVNGWPTGVEVGHAMVHGGPFPATSDSRTTSVGTLAINRFLRPVAYQNLPPELLPAPLQDENPWQLNRRVDGTVVAADAEVNA; encoded by the coding sequence GTGACACTCACCGGACATTCCCTCATCGCCGGCCAGGCCGTCGTCGGCGGCGGCACAACAGCCTTCGGCTTCAACCCCGCCACCAACGAACAGCTCGAGCCCGCGTACTCGCTGATCACCGAGGATCAGCTCACGACGGCGACCTCCGCCGCCGCGGCTGCCTACCCCTCGTTCAGCACGCTGGATCCCGCAGCTCACGCGGCGTTCCTGGACGCCGTTGCGGACAACATTGAGGCCATCGGCGATGAACTGATCGTCCGGGCCGGCCAGGAAACCGGCCTGCCTGCCGCCCGGCTGACCGGCGAACGCGCCCGCACCACCGGGCAGCTGCGGCTCTTCGCCAACGTGGTCCGCCAGGGCGATCACCGCGGCGTCCGCATCGACCCCGCCATCCCGGACCGCACACCGATGCCCCGCGCTGACATCCGCCAGCGCCAGATCCCGCTCGGTCCGGTGGCCGTGTTCGGCGCGAGCAACTTCCCCCTGGCCTTCTCGACGTCGGGCGGCGACACCGCGTCCGCCCTCGCCGCCGGCTGCCCGGTGGTGTTCAAGGCCCATAACGCCCACCCCGGCACCGGCGAACTGGTGGGCCACGCCATCGCCAAAGCGGTTGCCGATGCCGGCCTGCACCCCGGCGTCTTCTCCCTGATCTACGGCCCCGGCAGCAGCATTGGCCAGGCCCTCGTGGCCGACCCCGCCATCAAGGCCGTGGGCTTCACCGGATCCCAGTCCGCCGGCATCGCGCTGATGCGCACCGCCGCCGCCCGGCCCGAACCGATTCCCGTGTACGCCGAAATGTCCTCGCTGAATCCCGTCTTTGTGTTCGAGGGTGCCCTCAGCGGCTCCGCCGAACAGATCGATGCTCTGGCCGCCGCCTATGTCGCTGCCGTGACCGGAAGCTCAGGCCAGCTCTGCACCTCCCCCGGACTCCTGTTCGCCCCCGCAGGTGAGCTGGGTGACAAACTTGCTGCCGCCGTCGGCCGCGCCGTTTCCGCCTGCGCGGGACAAACGATGCTCACCGAGGGAATCGCGGGATCCTGGAACGCCGGCGCCGAAGCCCTTGGTTCGGCCGATGGCGTCACCGTCGTTGGGCAGGGCACTCCGGGTCCCACCGAGAACGCCCCCGCCCCCGCCATTTTCGGCACGCAGGTCCGGGACTTTGTCACCAACCACGTGCTGCACCAGGAGATCTTCGGCGCAGCATCGCTGGTGATCCGCTACTCGTCCACCGCGGAACTGCTGGACGCCATCGGCCGGCTCGAGGGCCAGCTCACCGCGTCGCTGCAGCTTACCGAGGCGGATTACGCGACGGCGGCACCCCTGATTCCCGCGCTCGAGCAGAAAGTGGGGCGCATCATCGTGAACGGCTGGCCCACCGGCGTCGAAGTGGGCCACGCCATGGTCCACGGCGGACCCTTCCCGGCCACCTCGGATTCCCGCACCACCTCCGTGGGCACCCTCGCCATCAACAGGTTCCTCCGGCCGGTGGCCTACCAGAACCTCCCCCCGGAACTGCTGCCGGCTCCGCTGCAGGATGAGAATCCGTGGCAGCTCAACCGGCGGGTCGACGGCACTGTGGTTGCCGCAGATGCGGAGGTCAACGCATGA
- the kdgD gene encoding 5-dehydro-4-deoxyglucarate dehydratase, translated as MAQYAPQELAAKLKDGLLSFPVTAFDAELNVDEKKYREHLDWQSSFDVAGLFAAGGTGEGFSLSIEENARVVRMAVEEAGSRVPVLASAGGATGQAVQNAKDAESAGAEGLLLLPPYLTECDQAGLERHVSTICSSTDIGVIVYNRANAIYSADTVARLSERHENFIGFKDATGDIEHLTKVYSKNGDRLFYLGGLPTAETFALPLLQLGMSTYSSAMYNFVPEFALDFYRDVRNQDHAAVTEKLNRFVLPYLEIRDRVKGYGVSIVKGGLKAVGRDGGFVRPPLQDLTEQDIADLTTLVDAAGIRSATLAAAHSA; from the coding sequence GTGGCCCAATACGCACCCCAGGAACTCGCCGCCAAGCTCAAAGATGGCTTGCTGTCCTTCCCCGTGACCGCTTTCGACGCGGAGCTGAACGTCGACGAAAAGAAGTACCGTGAACATCTGGACTGGCAGTCCAGTTTTGATGTAGCTGGCCTCTTCGCCGCGGGCGGGACCGGTGAGGGGTTCAGCCTTTCAATCGAGGAAAACGCCCGGGTCGTCCGTATGGCGGTCGAAGAAGCCGGCTCACGGGTCCCGGTGCTAGCCTCCGCTGGCGGGGCGACCGGGCAGGCCGTCCAAAACGCCAAGGACGCGGAATCAGCGGGCGCAGAAGGCTTATTGCTTCTGCCTCCTTACCTGACTGAATGCGATCAGGCCGGCTTGGAACGCCACGTCTCGACCATATGCTCGAGCACCGACATCGGCGTAATCGTCTACAACCGCGCCAATGCCATCTACTCGGCAGACACCGTGGCCCGCCTCTCCGAACGCCATGAGAACTTCATCGGGTTCAAGGACGCAACTGGCGACATCGAGCACCTGACTAAGGTCTACTCAAAGAACGGGGACCGTCTGTTCTACCTCGGCGGCCTTCCCACGGCAGAGACCTTTGCCCTGCCGCTACTACAGCTGGGAATGAGCACCTATTCTTCGGCGATGTACAACTTCGTCCCGGAGTTTGCGCTGGACTTCTACCGCGATGTCCGGAACCAAGACCACGCAGCCGTCACCGAGAAACTTAACCGCTTCGTGCTCCCATATCTGGAAATCCGTGACCGGGTCAAGGGCTACGGCGTCTCCATCGTCAAGGGCGGGCTGAAAGCCGTGGGACGCGATGGTGGATTCGTTCGCCCGCCGCTCCAAGACCTGACTGAGCAGGACATCGCCGACCTGACAACGCTGGTCGACGCCGCCGGAATCCGGTCGGCCACATTGGCCGCGGCGCACTCCGCCTGA
- a CDS encoding LysR family transcriptional regulator, which yields MTHTMYSLDQLRAFVAVAEELHFGRAAERLDMTQPPLSRQIQKLEKDIKVLLFTRDNRQVVLTPAGKAFLAEARSLLAHAESAPELARRIAAGSLGLIRIGFTAGSSFGLLGKLLAEISTELVGISIDLREMVTSEQLNALEMGQIDLGLGRPPVDSRVFEAMTVGREALVVAVPAGHRLCALDRPLTPEDVASEAMVMHSPIKARYFYDLTVREVPTSSDLVAHTASQILTIIALVAGGHGIAMVPESTKVMGYQGVSYLPFRGGRENPVELQAVWKRGSGNPALERVLDLLSRRFAGPPVQ from the coding sequence GTGACCCACACTATGTATTCACTGGACCAGCTGCGCGCCTTTGTCGCCGTGGCCGAAGAACTCCATTTCGGCAGGGCTGCCGAGCGACTGGACATGACGCAGCCCCCGCTGAGCCGACAGATCCAGAAACTGGAAAAGGACATCAAGGTTCTGCTCTTCACCCGGGACAACCGCCAAGTGGTACTCACTCCGGCCGGTAAGGCGTTCCTGGCCGAAGCGCGTAGCCTTCTGGCCCACGCCGAGAGCGCACCCGAATTGGCTCGGCGCATTGCGGCTGGCTCACTGGGTCTGATTCGCATCGGGTTCACCGCAGGATCTAGCTTCGGATTGCTCGGCAAGCTGCTAGCTGAGATATCCACGGAACTGGTCGGTATTTCCATCGACCTTCGCGAAATGGTCACCAGCGAACAACTCAACGCCCTCGAGATGGGCCAGATTGATCTGGGACTGGGGCGACCACCCGTAGACTCCCGCGTCTTCGAGGCCATGACCGTCGGCAGGGAGGCCCTCGTCGTCGCAGTGCCGGCCGGACACAGATTGTGTGCGCTGGACCGGCCTCTGACGCCAGAAGACGTCGCCTCCGAAGCCATGGTCATGCATTCGCCGATCAAGGCCCGATATTTCTACGATCTAACGGTCCGCGAGGTGCCGACAAGCAGCGACCTGGTCGCCCACACTGCCAGCCAGATCCTCACGATCATCGCTCTGGTCGCCGGGGGTCACGGAATCGCCATGGTTCCGGAATCGACGAAGGTTATGGGATACCAGGGCGTGAGCTATCTTCCGTTCCGGGGCGGTCGGGAAAACCCTGTGGAACTTCAGGCCGTCTGGAAGAGGGGGTCCGGGAATCCTGCTCTCGAAAGGGTACTGGATCTCTTATCGCGCCGGTTTGCGGGCCCTCCTGTGCAGTAG
- a CDS encoding RidA family protein, with amino-acid sequence MNPEITSRLSDLELQLPQASLPKYAYEATTRWGGLLFVSGQIPRRDGVIEFTGTMDPEKDINIGVRAAELCALNILAQVEAAVGLENVDRLLKLNGYVASSSDFFDQPLVIDGASKLLRSVLGEAGGHSRTALGVRMLPANSMVEIEALFGLRE; translated from the coding sequence ATGAATCCCGAAATCACCTCGCGCCTGTCTGACCTGGAACTGCAACTGCCGCAGGCCTCCTTGCCCAAGTACGCGTATGAAGCCACCACCCGGTGGGGAGGCCTGCTGTTTGTTTCCGGGCAGATTCCCCGTCGCGATGGAGTGATCGAATTTACCGGAACCATGGACCCCGAAAAGGACATAAATATCGGGGTCCGCGCGGCTGAACTCTGTGCACTGAATATCCTGGCCCAGGTGGAAGCGGCCGTCGGGCTGGAAAACGTTGACCGACTTCTTAAGCTCAACGGCTATGTGGCCAGTTCCAGCGATTTCTTTGATCAGCCCTTGGTTATCGACGGGGCATCAAAGCTTCTTCGCTCGGTGCTAGGCGAGGCGGGCGGGCATTCCAGGACGGCGCTCGGCGTTCGCATGCTTCCCGCCAATTCGATGGTCGAGATTGAGGCGCTGTTTGGGCTCCGGGAGTAG
- a CDS encoding ABC transporter permease codes for MKQATVNEDRPPQIESPLKVQRPDARKKPLSTILLNPAVKAILGLAMMLALWEVVVRIFKMPKFLLVGPLAAFEELAERPLFYLEHSWITMQEALAGFALGAALGIVCGAVLFYVPFVRHFLYPTLIAIDTIPKVALAPLFIVWFGFGFESKAFVSMAIAFFPLVINTFDGLSSVPNELRELAKINKASRFMQMTKIEFIYALPNLFTGMKISISMAVGGAVVGEFIAGSSGLGHIVLLANSQVNLASMFAAFMVLATISLLLFLFIDQLGKKLLPWRDAGK; via the coding sequence GTGAAGCAAGCAACGGTCAATGAGGACCGGCCCCCGCAGATCGAAAGTCCGCTGAAGGTCCAGCGCCCGGATGCCCGTAAGAAGCCGCTCTCCACTATCCTGCTGAACCCAGCGGTCAAGGCCATCCTCGGCTTGGCGATGATGCTGGCACTGTGGGAAGTCGTGGTCCGCATCTTCAAGATGCCGAAATTCCTGTTGGTTGGTCCGCTGGCGGCCTTTGAAGAACTCGCCGAACGCCCGCTGTTCTATCTGGAACACAGCTGGATCACCATGCAGGAGGCCTTGGCGGGCTTCGCATTGGGCGCGGCCTTGGGCATCGTCTGCGGAGCGGTGCTCTTTTATGTGCCGTTCGTCAGGCATTTCCTTTACCCGACGTTGATTGCCATCGACACCATCCCCAAGGTGGCATTGGCACCGTTGTTCATCGTCTGGTTCGGTTTCGGCTTCGAATCCAAGGCTTTCGTATCGATGGCCATCGCTTTTTTCCCATTGGTCATCAACACCTTCGACGGGCTGTCCTCGGTCCCCAACGAACTCCGGGAGCTGGCAAAGATCAACAAGGCCAGCCGTTTCATGCAGATGACGAAGATCGAGTTCATTTACGCTTTGCCCAACCTGTTTACCGGCATGAAGATCTCTATCTCCATGGCAGTGGGCGGCGCAGTTGTCGGCGAGTTCATTGCCGGCTCCTCGGGGCTCGGGCACATCGTGCTGCTGGCCAACAGTCAAGTGAACTTGGCCTCCATGTTCGCTGCCTTTATGGTTCTGGCGACGATCTCGCTGCTCTTGTTCCTCTTTATAGACCAGCTGGGCAAGAAGCTGCTGCCTTGGCGCGACGCAGGCAAGTAA